In the Actinomycetes bacterium genome, one interval contains:
- a CDS encoding DUF1015 domain-containing protein produces the protein MTETVAPPARETGLVLAPFRGVRYSPARVADLGRVTSPPYDVIDDDERGRLEAADPHNVVRLVLPRDEPGAPHGLYRHAARTLADWLRGGVLVVDAEPALYVYEQAREGEVLLRGLLGALGLRDPAERVVLPHEDVMPGPVADRLELMRVAQANVEPILLVHDGGSGAAADAVARAALRAPVLATTTPDGLTHRVWPVSDVAELTAIAADLADRQALIADGHHRYAAYRALQAERHATGDGPGPWDRGLALLVDLRAHPPGVAAIHRSVTGLSLAQAVERAAPLFSARPVEDADAAARRLMPGRLLLVDGTGRAAELQVADHAGVDALLPSGRPAPWRALDTAVLHHALAPLWAVPESAVSYHHDRGATLRAAHRDGGLAVLLAPVAVEQVLALAADGVRMPRKSTSFGPKPRTGLVLRTFAAG, from the coding sequence GTGACCGAGACCGTAGCGCCGCCCGCCCGAGAGACCGGGCTGGTGCTCGCCCCGTTCCGAGGGGTCCGCTACTCCCCCGCTCGGGTCGCCGACCTGGGCCGGGTCACCAGCCCTCCGTACGACGTCATCGACGACGACGAGCGGGGCCGGCTGGAGGCGGCCGACCCGCACAACGTGGTGCGGCTGGTGCTTCCCCGGGACGAGCCTGGTGCGCCGCACGGCCTCTACCGGCACGCCGCCCGGACCCTGGCCGACTGGCTGCGCGGCGGGGTGCTCGTAGTGGACGCCGAGCCGGCGCTGTACGTGTACGAGCAGGCCCGCGAGGGCGAGGTGCTGCTGCGCGGGCTGCTCGGCGCGCTCGGGCTGCGCGACCCTGCCGAACGGGTCGTGCTGCCGCACGAGGACGTCATGCCCGGTCCGGTCGCCGACCGGCTGGAGCTCATGCGGGTGGCGCAGGCCAACGTGGAGCCGATCCTGCTGGTCCACGACGGTGGCTCGGGCGCCGCAGCCGACGCGGTGGCCCGGGCCGCGCTGCGGGCTCCTGTCCTCGCCACGACCACGCCGGACGGGCTCACCCACCGGGTGTGGCCGGTGTCGGACGTCGCGGAGCTGACCGCGATCGCCGCGGACCTGGCCGATCGCCAGGCCCTGATCGCGGACGGGCACCACCGCTACGCGGCCTACCGAGCGCTGCAGGCCGAGCGGCACGCGACCGGCGACGGGCCGGGGCCGTGGGACCGCGGCCTCGCGCTGCTCGTCGACCTGCGGGCGCACCCGCCGGGGGTGGCCGCGATCCACCGCAGCGTCACCGGCCTGTCACTGGCGCAGGCCGTGGAGCGGGCCGCGCCGCTGTTCTCGGCCCGGCCGGTCGAGGACGCCGACGCGGCAGCCCGCCGGCTGATGCCCGGGCGGCTGCTGCTGGTCGACGGGACCGGCCGGGCGGCCGAGCTGCAGGTCGCCGACCACGCCGGCGTGGACGCGCTGCTGCCCAGCGGCCGGCCGGCACCGTGGCGGGCGCTGGACACCGCGGTGCTGCACCACGCGCTGGCCCCGTTGTGGGCGGTGCCGGAGAGCGCCGTCAGCTACCACCACGACCGCGGGGCGACGCTGCGGGCGGCCCACCGCGACGGTGGGCTGGCCGTGCTGCTCGCACCAGTGGCGGTCGAGCAGGTGCTCGCGCTCGCCGCCGACGGCGTCCGGATGCCGCGCAAGAGCACGTCGTTCGGCCCCAAGCCGCGCACCGGGCTGGTGCTGAGGACGTTCGCCGCCGGCTGA